From the Paraburkholderia sp. PREW-6R genome, one window contains:
- a CDS encoding aspartate aminotransferase family protein: MNDLTVTRQTFDEVMVPVFAPAPFVPDRGLGSRVWDTQGRDYIDFAGGIAVTALGHAHPELLKVLQEQGSKLWHIGNGYTNEPVLRLARRLENLTFADRAFFANSGAEANEAALKLARRVAFDRHGADKYEIISFTQSFHGRTFFTVSVGGQPKYSEGFGPVPAGIIHLPYNDLEAAKQAIGAKTCAVIVEPIQGEGGVIPADPAFLKGLREACDAHGALLIFDEVQTGVGRSGYFYAYQDTGVTPDILTTAKALGNGFPIGAMLTTNELAAYFKVGVHGTTYGGNPLGAAIADKVVELISDPKVLEGVRSRSVTLKGHLAKLDDRFGLFRQVRGKGLLIGAELNDAYKGRAKDFVAAAGQHGVIMLMAGPDVLRFVPSLIMPEDDMNEGFARLAKAFESVAGAKTEAASH, encoded by the coding sequence ATGAATGACCTGACAGTGACACGCCAGACCTTCGACGAAGTCATGGTGCCGGTGTTCGCACCCGCCCCCTTCGTGCCGGATCGCGGCCTCGGCTCACGCGTCTGGGATACGCAGGGTCGCGACTATATCGACTTCGCCGGTGGAATCGCTGTTACCGCGTTGGGTCATGCGCATCCCGAACTGTTGAAAGTGCTGCAGGAGCAGGGCAGCAAGCTGTGGCACATCGGCAACGGCTATACGAACGAACCGGTGCTGCGTCTGGCCAGACGTCTCGAAAACCTGACTTTTGCCGACCGCGCTTTTTTCGCCAACTCCGGCGCCGAGGCCAACGAGGCCGCGCTGAAACTCGCGCGCCGCGTGGCGTTCGACCGGCACGGCGCGGACAAGTACGAAATCATCTCGTTCACGCAGTCGTTTCATGGCCGCACGTTCTTTACCGTGAGCGTTGGCGGTCAGCCGAAGTATTCGGAAGGCTTCGGTCCGGTACCCGCCGGCATCATCCACTTGCCGTACAACGATCTCGAAGCGGCGAAGCAAGCCATTGGCGCGAAAACCTGCGCGGTGATCGTCGAGCCGATTCAGGGCGAAGGCGGCGTGATTCCGGCCGATCCGGCGTTTCTGAAGGGCCTGCGTGAAGCGTGCGACGCGCACGGCGCACTGCTGATTTTTGACGAGGTACAAACGGGTGTGGGCCGCAGCGGCTACTTCTACGCGTATCAGGACACCGGCGTGACGCCCGACATCCTCACTACCGCAAAGGCGCTCGGCAACGGTTTTCCGATCGGCGCCATGCTGACCACGAACGAACTGGCGGCGTATTTCAAGGTCGGCGTACATGGCACGACGTACGGCGGCAATCCGCTGGGCGCGGCAATCGCGGACAAGGTCGTGGAACTGATCAGCGACCCGAAAGTGCTCGAAGGCGTGCGCAGCCGCAGCGTGACGTTAAAAGGCCATCTGGCGAAGCTGGACGATCGTTTTGGCCTGTTCAGGCAAGTGCGCGGCAAGGGGCTCCTGATCGGCGCTGAGCTGAACGACGCCTACAAGGGCCGCGCGAAAGATTTCGTCGCCGCCGCGGGCCAGCATGGCGTGATCATGCTGATGGCCGGGCCGGACGTGCTGCGTTTCGTGCCGTCGCTGATCATGCCGGAAGACGACATGAACGAGGGTTTCGCACGCCTGGCCAAAGCTTTCGAGTCGGTTGCCGGCGCAAAGACCGAAGCGGCGTCGCACTGA
- the aruF gene encoding arginine/ornithine succinyltransferase subunit alpha, with product MLFVRPGRLADLDALEQMARTAQPVLHSLPHDRRALEARIALSEDSFRADVDFPGEEFYLFVLEESESGKLMGTASIVAAAGYSDPFYAFRNDALIHASRELHVNRKIHALTMSHELTGKSRLAGYYIDPSLRGHAAAHLMSRARMMYIAANRKRFTPEVFSLLLGVTDDSGVSPFWEAVGRKFFGRDFKDIEIESGGRSRTFIAEVMPTYPVYVPLLPEAAQRVLGEPDSKALLAYDIHLEEGFETDRYIDIFDAGPVLTAQVDRSACVARNETRVVQQGNANAAGAMYLIAHNGADGEFRCVLGELSADRKAGASLPQAALSVLAVNEGDTVRCVPLHALHQHEQSGDAQ from the coding sequence ATGCTCTTTGTTCGCCCCGGCCGTCTTGCCGACCTCGACGCACTCGAACAGATGGCGCGCACCGCGCAGCCCGTGCTGCATTCGCTGCCGCATGACCGGCGCGCGCTCGAAGCCCGCATTGCGCTGTCAGAAGACTCGTTTCGCGCGGATGTCGATTTCCCCGGAGAGGAGTTCTACCTGTTCGTGCTCGAAGAGTCGGAAAGCGGCAAGCTGATGGGCACGGCCAGCATCGTCGCCGCGGCCGGTTACTCGGACCCGTTCTACGCGTTTCGCAACGACGCGCTGATTCATGCATCGCGCGAATTGCACGTGAACCGCAAGATTCACGCGCTGACCATGTCGCATGAACTCACGGGCAAGAGCCGGCTCGCGGGCTATTACATCGATCCTTCGTTGCGGGGCCATGCTGCCGCGCATCTGATGTCGCGCGCCCGCATGATGTATATCGCTGCGAATCGCAAGCGCTTCACGCCTGAAGTGTTTTCGCTGCTGCTCGGCGTGACCGACGATTCAGGCGTGTCGCCGTTCTGGGAAGCCGTCGGCCGCAAGTTTTTCGGGCGCGATTTCAAGGACATTGAAATCGAGTCGGGCGGTCGCAGCCGTACGTTTATCGCCGAAGTGATGCCCACCTATCCCGTCTATGTGCCGCTCCTGCCGGAAGCGGCGCAACGCGTGCTCGGCGAGCCGGATTCGAAAGCGTTGCTCGCGTATGACATCCATCTCGAGGAAGGCTTCGAGACGGATCGCTACATCGACATTTTCGATGCAGGCCCGGTGCTGACCGCGCAGGTGGATCGCAGCGCGTGCGTCGCGCGCAATGAGACGCGCGTCGTGCAACAAGGCAATGCGAATGCGGCGGGCGCGATGTATCTGATCGCACATAACGGTGCGGATGGCGAATTCCGCTGCGTGCTGGGTGAGCTGTCGGCGGACAGAAAAGCCGGCGCCTCGTTGCCGCAGGCGGCACTCTCCGTGCTCGCCGTCAACGAAGGCGATACGGTGCGCTGCGTGCCGCTGCACGCACTGCACCAGCACGAACAATCGGGGGACGCGCAATGA
- the astA gene encoding arginine N-succinyltransferase — MIVVRVVQRGDVDALMRLAQETGPGLTTFKPDRDALAARVERARRTMEDRAEPFEAGYFFVMEDTVTGDVAGVCGIETAVGLQQPFYNYRVSTVVHASQDLGIWTRMRALNISHDLTGYAEVCSLFLSPRYRTSGVGGLLSRSRFMFVAQFRDRFPQRLCAELRGHFDAQGTSPFWRAVGSHFYQIDFNAADYLSSHGRKSFLAELMPRYPVYVELLPQEAQACVGLTHNDTIPARRMLEAEGLRYENHIDIFDAGPVLECHISDLRTVRESVVATVEIADGPAAASQDAPRSMVSNTSLGDFRVGVAAGVPEDGVFRLGAAEAAALNVEAGGQVRVLPLKYKQG, encoded by the coding sequence ATGATCGTCGTTCGCGTGGTGCAACGAGGCGACGTGGACGCGCTCATGCGGCTCGCGCAGGAAACCGGCCCGGGCCTGACCACGTTCAAGCCCGACCGCGACGCGCTGGCGGCACGGGTCGAACGGGCGCGTCGCACCATGGAAGACCGCGCCGAGCCTTTCGAGGCCGGCTATTTCTTCGTGATGGAAGACACCGTGACCGGCGACGTGGCCGGCGTCTGCGGCATCGAAACCGCAGTGGGATTGCAGCAGCCTTTCTACAATTATCGCGTGAGCACGGTAGTGCACGCGAGCCAGGACCTGGGCATCTGGACGCGCATGCGCGCGCTGAACATCTCGCACGATCTCACGGGCTATGCCGAAGTGTGTTCGCTGTTCCTGAGCCCGCGTTATCGCACGAGCGGCGTGGGCGGCTTGCTGTCGCGTTCGCGCTTCATGTTCGTCGCGCAGTTTCGCGATCGCTTTCCGCAGCGCTTATGCGCTGAACTGCGCGGCCATTTCGACGCGCAAGGCACGTCGCCATTCTGGCGCGCGGTCGGCTCGCATTTCTATCAGATCGATTTCAACGCGGCGGATTATCTGAGTTCGCACGGCCGCAAGTCGTTCCTCGCGGAACTGATGCCGCGCTATCCGGTGTATGTCGAACTATTGCCGCAAGAGGCGCAAGCCTGCGTCGGCCTGACGCACAACGACACGATTCCCGCACGCCGCATGCTGGAGGCGGAAGGGCTGCGCTACGAGAACCATATCGATATTTTCGACGCCGGACCGGTGCTCGAATGCCATATCTCCGATCTGCGCACGGTGCGTGAAAGCGTGGTGGCGACGGTCGAGATCGCGGATGGGCCGGCCGCTGCGTCGCAGGATGCGCCGCGCTCGATGGTGTCGAATACGTCGCTCGGCGATTTTCGCGTGGGCGTGGCCGCGGGCGTGCCGGAAGACGGCGTATTCCGGCTTGGCGCGGCCGAAGCCGCGGCGCTGAATGTCGAGGCGGGCGGCCAGGTGCGCGTGCTGCCGTTGAAATACAAACAGGGATGA
- the astD gene encoding succinylglutamate-semialdehyde dehydrogenase: MSELFIDGEWAVGTGPAFASRNPGTGATVWEGNSASAQDVDRAVRSARRAFAAWSATSLDERCAVVRRFAGLVTQRKEALAEAIGRETGKPLWEARTEAASMAAKVEISIQSYNERTGEKRSPMADGTAVLRHRPHGVVAVFGPYNFPGHLPNGHIVPALIAGNAVVFKPSELAPGVAALTVQIWRDAGLPAGVLNLVQGEKDTGIALANHRQIDGLFFTGSSDTGTLLHKQFGGRPEIVLALEMGGNNPLVVGPVADIDAAVHHTIQSAFLSAGQRCTCARRIFVPDGANGERFIERLTEVTSRIAVGEYNADPQPFMGAVVSARAASRLVAAQERLLADGARPLLKMAQRDPRLGFVTPAILDVTAVKDLPDEEHFGPLAQIIRYSTFDEALEKANDTEFGLSAGLLADDEALWAHFQRTIRAGIVNWNRPTNGASSGAPFGGPGRSGNHRPSAYYAADYCAYPMASVESAQLTMPASVSPGLQF; this comes from the coding sequence ATGAGCGAGCTTTTCATCGACGGCGAATGGGCCGTCGGCACGGGACCCGCATTCGCGTCGCGCAACCCTGGAACGGGCGCGACCGTGTGGGAAGGCAACAGCGCATCGGCGCAGGACGTGGATCGCGCGGTGCGTAGCGCGCGCCGTGCGTTCGCCGCATGGTCGGCAACAAGTCTCGACGAGCGTTGCGCCGTGGTGCGCCGCTTTGCCGGGCTCGTGACGCAGCGCAAGGAAGCGCTGGCCGAAGCGATTGGACGCGAAACAGGCAAGCCGCTGTGGGAAGCGCGCACCGAAGCCGCATCAATGGCGGCAAAGGTCGAGATTTCGATCCAGTCGTACAACGAACGCACCGGCGAAAAGCGCTCGCCGATGGCGGACGGCACGGCCGTGCTGCGGCATCGTCCGCATGGTGTGGTGGCGGTGTTCGGGCCGTACAATTTTCCAGGCCACTTGCCGAACGGACATATCGTGCCCGCGCTGATCGCCGGCAATGCGGTCGTCTTCAAGCCGTCCGAACTCGCGCCGGGCGTCGCCGCGCTGACCGTGCAGATCTGGCGCGACGCGGGCCTGCCAGCGGGCGTACTGAACCTCGTGCAGGGCGAGAAGGACACCGGCATTGCGCTCGCGAATCACAGGCAGATCGACGGCCTGTTCTTCACAGGTAGTTCGGACACCGGAACACTGCTGCACAAACAGTTCGGCGGCCGGCCGGAGATCGTGCTCGCGCTGGAAATGGGCGGCAACAACCCGCTCGTGGTCGGACCGGTGGCCGATATCGATGCCGCCGTGCATCACACGATCCAGTCGGCGTTTCTGTCGGCGGGGCAGCGTTGCACGTGCGCACGCCGGATCTTCGTGCCGGATGGCGCGAACGGTGAACGTTTTATCGAGCGTCTTACCGAGGTGACGTCCCGGATCGCTGTGGGCGAATACAACGCCGATCCGCAGCCGTTCATGGGCGCAGTGGTGTCGGCGCGCGCAGCCTCACGGCTCGTCGCGGCGCAGGAGCGGCTGCTCGCCGACGGCGCTCGTCCGCTGCTGAAGATGGCGCAGCGCGATCCGCGCCTTGGTTTCGTCACGCCCGCGATTCTGGATGTTACGGCCGTGAAGGATCTGCCTGACGAAGAGCACTTCGGACCTCTCGCACAGATCATCCGCTACAGCACGTTCGACGAAGCACTGGAGAAGGCCAACGACACCGAATTCGGTCTCTCCGCGGGCCTGCTCGCCGACGACGAAGCGCTGTGGGCGCATTTTCAGCGGACCATTCGCGCGGGCATCGTCAACTGGAACCGGCCGACCAACGGGGCTTCGTCGGGTGCGCCGTTCGGCGGGCCGGGGCGCTCGGGCAATCACCGGCCGAGCGCGTACTATGCCGCCGACTATTGCGCGTATCCGATGGCGTCCGTCGAAAGCGCGCAACTGACCATGCCCGCGAGCGTCTCGCCGGGCCTCCAATTCTAA
- the astB gene encoding N-succinylarginine dihydrolase, with the protein MQATEANFDGLVGPTHNYAGLSFGNVASQNNEKSVANPKAAARQGLRKMKRLADLGFHQGVLPPQERPSMRLLRELGFSGDDATVIARVARDAPELLAAASSASAMWTANAATVSPSADTHDGRVHFTPANLCSKLHRAIEHESTRRTLRAIFSDAGRFVVHDALPGTPALGDEGAANHTRFCADYGVRGVEFFVYGRSEYRRGPEPKRFPARQTFEASRAVAHRHGLEETATVYAQQNPDVIDAGVFHNDVIAVGNRTTLFCHQLAFVEQNAVYDELRTRLAGLKAEFNVIEVPDAQVGVADAVTSYLFNSQLLTRPDGRQVLVVPQECRENARVAAYLDELASHAGPIDDVLVFDLRESMKNGGGPACLRLRVVLDEAERAAVSPGVWIDDTLFGRLDGWIEKHYRDRLAPADLTDPQLLHESRTALDELTQILGLGSLYDFQR; encoded by the coding sequence ATGCAAGCCACAGAAGCCAATTTCGACGGTCTGGTCGGCCCGACTCATAACTATGCGGGCTTGTCGTTCGGCAATGTCGCGTCGCAGAACAACGAAAAGTCCGTGGCGAACCCGAAAGCCGCTGCCAGGCAGGGGCTGCGCAAGATGAAGCGATTAGCGGACCTCGGCTTTCATCAGGGCGTGCTGCCGCCACAGGAGCGTCCGTCCATGCGTCTGTTGCGCGAGCTCGGTTTTTCCGGCGACGACGCCACGGTGATCGCGCGCGTTGCACGCGACGCGCCCGAGTTGCTGGCCGCTGCCAGTTCGGCGTCGGCGATGTGGACGGCGAATGCGGCGACCGTGAGCCCGTCGGCGGATACGCACGACGGCCGCGTGCATTTCACGCCGGCGAATCTTTGCAGCAAGCTGCATCGCGCGATCGAGCATGAGTCCACGCGCCGTACATTGCGTGCGATTTTCAGCGACGCCGGGCGTTTCGTCGTGCATGACGCGCTGCCCGGCACGCCCGCGCTTGGCGACGAAGGTGCGGCGAACCATACGCGCTTCTGTGCGGATTACGGCGTGCGCGGCGTCGAATTCTTCGTATATGGGCGCAGCGAGTATCGCCGCGGACCGGAGCCGAAACGTTTTCCCGCGCGGCAGACGTTCGAGGCGAGCCGCGCGGTCGCGCATCGTCATGGACTTGAAGAAACGGCCACTGTGTACGCGCAGCAAAATCCGGATGTGATCGACGCGGGCGTGTTTCATAACGACGTGATCGCGGTCGGCAATCGCACGACGCTGTTCTGTCATCAGTTGGCGTTCGTCGAGCAGAACGCGGTGTACGACGAATTGCGTACGAGGCTCGCGGGTTTGAAGGCCGAGTTCAATGTGATCGAAGTGCCCGACGCGCAGGTGGGGGTCGCCGACGCTGTCACGTCGTATCTGTTCAACAGCCAGTTGCTGACGCGCCCGGATGGCCGGCAGGTGCTGGTGGTGCCGCAGGAGTGCCGTGAAAACGCGCGCGTCGCCGCCTACCTGGACGAACTCGCGTCGCACGCAGGCCCGATCGACGACGTACTCGTGTTCGATCTGCGCGAAAGCATGAAGAATGGCGGCGGCCCGGCGTGCCTGCGCTTGCGTGTGGTGCTCGACGAGGCGGAACGCGCAGCGGTGTCGCCCGGCGTATGGATCGACGATACGCTCTTTGGCCGCCTCGACGGGTGGATCGAAAAGCACTATCGCGACCGTCTTGCGCCCGCCGATCTGACCGACCCGCAGTTATTGCATGAATCGCGCACCGCGCTCGATGAACTGACGCAGATTCTCGGCCTCGGTTCGCTGTATGACTTTCAGCGCTGA
- the astE gene encoding succinylglutamate desuccinylase: protein MSEPNIMLSDFLGYTLAGTRPAANERDGTCANAQVRWSWQDDGVLLLEPVSRETGGPTRSVLASAGIHGDETAPIELLSYLVRDLAAGEAALGCRLLVILGNIDAMRDGNRYRDDDLNRLFSGRYREVPHSHEAPRAAALEEAAQRFFAAASGGAGARWHIDMHTAIRASAFEQFALLPHTGEAFSRAMFEWLGDARISAVLLHTTKGNTYSHFTAQACGAQACTLELGKVRPFGENDLARFAGADEALRRLVAGTIGPAHGPMPRVFTVIGQITKQSDAFELFVTKEVPNFTPFAQGTLLARDGQYRYFVQHDEERIVFPNPTVKPGLRAGLMVVETTDETLARLA from the coding sequence ATGTCCGAGCCAAACATCATGTTGAGCGACTTTCTCGGCTACACGCTGGCCGGTACGCGGCCGGCCGCGAACGAACGGGACGGCACGTGCGCGAACGCTCAGGTGCGCTGGTCATGGCAGGACGACGGCGTCCTTCTGCTCGAACCCGTGTCACGTGAAACGGGCGGCCCGACGCGCAGCGTGCTCGCCTCGGCCGGCATTCATGGCGACGAAACCGCGCCGATCGAACTGCTGTCGTATCTCGTGCGTGATCTCGCCGCAGGCGAAGCCGCGCTCGGTTGCCGTCTGCTCGTGATTCTCGGCAACATCGACGCCATGCGGGACGGAAATCGTTACCGCGACGACGATCTGAACCGTCTATTCAGCGGGCGTTACCGGGAAGTACCGCATAGCCACGAAGCGCCGCGCGCGGCCGCTCTGGAAGAGGCGGCGCAGCGCTTCTTTGCGGCGGCCTCGGGCGGGGCCGGCGCGCGCTGGCACATCGACATGCACACGGCGATCCGCGCGTCGGCCTTCGAGCAATTCGCGTTGCTGCCGCATACGGGCGAAGCGTTTTCGCGCGCGATGTTCGAGTGGCTCGGCGACGCGCGCATCAGCGCCGTGCTGCTGCACACCACGAAGGGCAATACATATTCGCACTTCACCGCGCAAGCGTGCGGCGCGCAAGCGTGCACACTCGAACTGGGCAAGGTACGGCCATTCGGTGAAAACGATCTCGCGCGGTTCGCCGGCGCGGACGAGGCGCTGCGCCGTCTCGTCGCCGGCACGATCGGCCCTGCGCACGGGCCCATGCCGCGTGTGTTCACCGTCATCGGACAGATCACGAAACAGAGCGATGCCTTCGAGCTGTTCGTCACAAAAGAAGTGCCGAACTTCACGCCTTTCGCGCAAGGCACCTTGCTCGCGCGCGACGGGCAATACCGCTACTTCGTGCAGCACGACGAGGAACGTATTGTGTTTCCCAACCCGACGGTCAAGCCCGGTCTGCGCGCGGGTTTGATGGTCGTCGAGACCACTGACGAGACGCTTGCGCGGCTGGCTTGA
- a CDS encoding ABC transporter substrate-binding protein — protein sequence MKMNWSNMVALALFTTATATATLAAAPASAADIKEVRFGVEASYAPFESKSPSGELQGFDIDVGNAVCAKLKAKCVWVENSFDGLIPALEARKFNAINSDMTITDQRRQAIDFTDPIYTIPNQMIAKKGSGLLPTAASLKGKHVGVLQGTIQETYAKARWAPNGVDVVPYQTQDQIYADLASGRLDAAFQDAEAASKGFLKKPQGAGFEFAGPAVTDEKLLGAGVGFGVRKGDTALKDALNQALKELKADGTIDRFAARYFDVKVVLK from the coding sequence ATGAAAATGAATTGGTCAAACATGGTTGCGCTCGCGCTGTTCACCACCGCAACGGCAACGGCGACGCTCGCGGCCGCCCCGGCATCGGCTGCGGACATCAAGGAAGTGCGCTTTGGAGTCGAAGCGTCATATGCGCCGTTCGAATCGAAGTCGCCGTCGGGCGAGCTGCAAGGTTTCGACATCGACGTGGGCAATGCCGTGTGCGCAAAGCTGAAGGCGAAATGCGTATGGGTCGAGAACTCGTTCGACGGCCTGATTCCCGCGCTCGAGGCGCGCAAGTTCAACGCGATCAATTCGGACATGACGATCACCGATCAACGTCGCCAGGCGATCGACTTCACCGATCCGATCTACACGATTCCGAACCAGATGATCGCGAAGAAGGGCAGTGGCCTGCTGCCCACGGCGGCGTCGCTCAAGGGCAAGCACGTCGGCGTGCTGCAAGGCACGATTCAGGAAACGTACGCGAAGGCGCGCTGGGCGCCCAATGGTGTCGACGTCGTGCCCTATCAGACGCAGGATCAGATTTACGCCGACCTCGCGTCCGGTCGTCTGGATGCGGCGTTCCAGGACGCGGAAGCGGCATCGAAGGGATTTCTGAAAAAGCCGCAAGGCGCGGGCTTCGAATTCGCGGGTCCGGCCGTCACGGATGAAAAGCTGCTCGGCGCGGGCGTAGGCTTTGGGGTTCGTAAAGGCGACACGGCTTTGAAGGACGCGCTGAACCAGGCACTGAAGGAGCTGAAAGCGGACGGCACGATCGACCGCTTTGCGGCCCGGTATTTCGATGTGAAGGTGGTGTTGAAGTAA
- a CDS encoding HDOD domain-containing protein, whose product MVKAAVLDRLWTRMSERGDFPMLSQSLRSTMTAMNNDDLDFTGLVQVVLSDFALTQKVLRLANSAMYIAFGGNITTVSRALMVLGMDAVGHLVVGLKIVDHFHASAPRRIDAKLELNRTLLSGCVARKLTERGDLRAGEEAVVCTLMRQIGKLLVVFYLDAEWDQIRRHIESGALETDACVLVLGVTFDEIGEEAAVRWRLPDMIRAGMGEFDPQDTEQPRQVQWLRAITNYSTAVADVLTQQNMPEREREARIAELAQAYSHALNTDSDVLQAMSIALAREEGGDGVMREIVELRANADAMAREAMSPEARIASGVEDLRALPAGSPLAPALGMASETVLAGLGFARTVVFVKQSNGTFKARLGLGPRIDAALPKLTFNTAFEPDVFHLAIANSVGIFIENARDPKMIARLPEWFRRAFDDARAFVLLPIVDESEQTVALLYGDWSHTQEPRRISQKEMSVLNEMAKELGRFFGLGQMREMEMM is encoded by the coding sequence ATGGTAAAGGCGGCGGTGCTCGACCGGCTATGGACGCGAATGAGCGAGCGCGGCGATTTCCCCATGCTGTCGCAGTCGCTTCGCAGCACCATGACGGCGATGAACAATGACGACCTCGACTTCACCGGCCTCGTGCAGGTGGTGTTGTCCGACTTCGCGTTGACACAGAAAGTGCTGCGGCTTGCCAACTCGGCCATGTACATTGCGTTCGGCGGCAACATCACCACCGTGTCGCGCGCGCTGATGGTGCTCGGCATGGACGCGGTCGGCCATCTCGTCGTCGGCCTGAAAATCGTCGATCACTTTCATGCCAGCGCGCCGCGCCGCATCGACGCGAAACTCGAACTGAACCGCACGCTGCTTTCGGGTTGCGTCGCGCGCAAGCTGACCGAGCGCGGCGACCTGCGCGCCGGCGAGGAAGCCGTGGTCTGCACGCTGATGCGGCAGATCGGCAAGCTGCTGGTGGTCTTCTATCTCGACGCCGAGTGGGACCAGATTCGCCGTCACATCGAAAGCGGCGCGCTGGAGACCGACGCGTGCGTGCTGGTGCTCGGCGTGACATTCGACGAAATCGGCGAGGAAGCCGCGGTGCGCTGGCGTCTGCCCGACATGATCCGCGCCGGCATGGGCGAGTTCGACCCGCAGGACACCGAGCAGCCGCGCCAGGTGCAATGGCTGCGCGCGATCACCAACTACTCGACTGCCGTCGCCGACGTGCTGACGCAGCAGAACATGCCCGAACGGGAGCGCGAGGCGCGCATCGCCGAACTCGCGCAGGCCTACAGCCACGCGCTCAATACCGATTCCGACGTGTTGCAGGCGATGAGCATCGCGCTCGCCCGCGAAGAAGGCGGCGACGGCGTGATGCGCGAGATCGTCGAATTGCGTGCCAACGCCGATGCCATGGCGCGCGAGGCCATGAGCCCGGAAGCCCGCATCGCGTCGGGCGTCGAAGACCTGCGCGCGCTGCCCGCCGGCAGCCCGCTCGCGCCGGCGCTCGGCATGGCCTCGGAAACGGTGCTCGCCGGTCTCGGCTTCGCGCGCACGGTCGTGTTCGTCAAGCAGAGCAACGGCACTTTCAAGGCGCGCCTCGGGCTGGGTCCGCGAATAGACGCCGCACTGCCCAAGCTGACCTTCAACACCGCATTCGAGCCGGACGTCTTTCATCTGGCGATCGCGAACTCGGTCGGTATCTTCATCGAGAATGCCCGCGACCCGAAAATGATCGCGCGGCTGCCCGAGTGGTTCCGCCGCGCGTTCGACGACGCTCGCGCATTCGTGCTGCTGCCGATCGTGGACGAAAGCGAACAGACGGTAGCCCTGCTTTACGGCGACTGGTCGCACACGCAGGAGCCGCGCCGCATTTCGCAGAAAGAGATGAGCGTCCTGAACGAAATGGCGAAGGAACTTGGCCGTTTTTTCGGCCTGGGGCAGATGCGGGAAATGGAGATGATGTGA